One Acidobacteriota bacterium genomic window, AACAGACCGACGATGGACCCGTAGCTAACGACCCGATGGAAGCGACGAGAGATGGCGTAGGCCAGATGACCGCCGTCCAGTTGCCCGACGGGGAACAGGTTCAACGCGGTGACCAACATGCCGATCCAGCCGGCGCCGATCCATGGGTTGGCCAGGATCGTGTTATCGATCCCAAGCAACCACTGCACCCCCATGCCGTAGACCGACGCACCCATCGTGATCCCCAGATCGTCGGATAGAAGCGACGGGGGGGCGGGCTCGGCCACCAGATAGCCCACCGCAAGAACCGGAACGGCGATCACGAACCCCGTGATCGGTCCTGCGATGGCGACATCGAACAGTGCGTTGCGGTGGGGGATCCGACTGCGTATTCGGATCACCGCTCCGAACGTGCCAAGGGGTGGGATGCTGGGAATGAAGTAGGGCAGCGAGGCATGGAGACCGTGGAGCCGACAGGCAATGTAATGTCCCATCTCGTGCCCGCCGATGATCAGGGCGGTGAGGATGGCGAACAGGAGCCCGTTGTGGACGATCGAGGTTCCGCTGAGGGGGGAGACCGGATCAGGATTCCAGAACGTGCCACCGGCGATGGTCAGGGACGCAAACGTCGCCAGGAATAGCCCAAGATGCAGCCAGCCCCGACGGGGCGCCGCCGCAGGCACGGAGCGACCGATTAGCCCAGGTCCCTGAGGTTCTTGCCGGGCTTGAAGCGGATCGTCTTACCGGGTGGGATACGGACCTCGCGCCCCGTTCGCGGGTTGCGGCCGATACCCTTCTTGCGTGGCTTGACCTGGAAGACGCCGAACCCGCGGAGTTCGATGCGCTCGCCCCGTTTCATCGCGGACTTCATCGCGTCGAAGACCGCCTCGACGGCTTCGACCGCCTTGACCTTGGTGATCTTGGCACCTTCGGCCACTTCGTTGATGATATCCGCTTTGATCATCGAGCCCGTCTCCACAAACGCTGCTAAACGTCGTCCAGTTTAGGCACGGCCCGGGACCCTGTCAAGCGTCTCCCGAGGGCTAAACCCAAGGAATGACGGGACTTAGATCGGCAGAGGGTCTGGCCTAGGACCGATGATCGTGGTAGCTTCGCCACGTGTCGTTACCCCTCGTAGCCATCGTCGGTGCGCCCAATGTGGGCAAGAGCACCCTGTTTAACCGGTTGGTGCGGGGTCGCGAGGCGATCGTGACGGACCAACCCGGTGTCACTCGCGATCGTCAGTATCGCGAGGTCGAGGAGGGCGACGTCCGCTTCCGCGTGGTGGACACCGGCGGCATGACCCCCGGCTCGGAGGAGGGCTTCGCTGCGGAGATCGGGCATCAGGCCCGCGTCGCCATCGATGAGGCGGATGTCGTCCTGTTCCTGGTGGATGCGCGATGCGGGATCAACGCCGTCGATCAGGAGATCGCTTCTCGGCTGCGTCGGATTCAGGTGCCGCTGCTCCTCGTGGCCAACAAGACCGAGTCGGCCAAGCGGGACGCCAACCTGCTGGAGTTTCATGAACTGGGCCTCGGCGATCCGATCTCCATCTCCGCCGAACACGGCGAGGGGATCTCGGCGCTGCTGGATCACGTTCTGGACGAGCTTCGACAGCTCCCGCAGAAGCCGGAAGACGACCCGTCCGACGACGAAGCGGAAGACAGACCGTTACGACTCGCGATCGTCGGTCGGCCAAACGTCGGCAAGTCCTCGCTCCTGAACCGATTGGTGGGGGAGCAACGGGTGGTAGTCAGTGAGATCCCCGGCACGACCCGCGACGCCATCGACACCCTACTCACGGTGGGGGACCGTCGCTACCTGCTGGTTGACACCGCCGGCATGCGACGGCGGGGGCGTGTCGAACGAGGGATCGAGCGTCATTCCGTCGGTCGCGCGCAGAACAACATCGAGCGTTGCGATGTGACGATCCTGGTCCTGGATGCCGACGCGGGGTTCGGTTCGCAGGATGCCCATATCGCGGGGTACGTTCGGGATGCGTTCCGGCCGGTGATCCTGGCGGTGAACAAGTGGGATCTTATTTCGGAGCGTGAGCAGGCGGTCAAGACCTGGGAAGACACGCTCGAGACGCGACTGAAATTCTTAAAGGGGGCACCGAGCTGCTTCATCAGCGCGCTCAGCGGACAACGGGTCTTTCGTCTTCTGGAAATGGCAGACCGGTTGCACCAGACCGGCGGAAAGGAGGTCACGACGGTTAAGTTGAACCGCTGGCTCCAAGTTGCGGCAGGACCCCATTTTGGCGGACGATCGGGGTCCCTTGGCGCCCGGTTCTATTACGCGACTCAGACCGGCATCCGCCCACCTAGATTCCGTATCTTCTGTAATGATCCACGGAAGATTCATTTCTCCACCCAGAGGCAGTTAGAGAACGGACTTCGCGAAACCTTCGGATTTTCGGGCGTTCCTTTGAGAATCGACTATAAGCGACGGCGGGAGACACCCACCGAGTAGTCGCTTGACGCTCCAAAATCCTGACTATATGTTCCGCGAGGGGCAGCCGACCGAGAAGGCTGGTTTTTCGGGCAAACAGGGGACCGCACGCATGGTGCTTTTCAACTACTCGACGAAGGAACTTACCGCCAAGATCGTCTATTACGGTCCAGGACTGTGCGGCAAGACCACCAATCTCCAGTTCATCCACGGGAACCTGCCGGAAACCGTCAAGGGCAAGATGCTGTCCCTGGCGACCAAGACGGACCGGACCCTGTTCTTCGATTTCCTTCCCATCGATCTGGGGCAGATCCGTGGGATGAAGACCCGCGTCCAGCTCTACACCGTTCCCGGTCAGGTCTTCTACAACGAGACTCGGAAACTGGTCCTGAAGGGAGCGGATGGGATCGTCTTCGTGGCGGACTCTCAGCAACAGATGCTGGCCGCCAACGCGGAGTCCTTCAAGAACCTCGAAGAGAACCTCAAGGGCCACGGCATGATCTTGGCCGAAATGCCCCACGTGATTCAGTTCAACAAGCGCGACCTTCCCGGTCTTGCAAGCATCGAAGAGATGAACACCGGGGTCAACAAGTTCAACGCCCCGTTCTACGAGACCGTCGCGACGACAGGGATCGGCGTCCAGGACACGTTGAAGGCGATCACGAAACTGGTCCTTCTTCATCTGACCAAGAAATACGATCCGCGCACCACAGGAAAGAAGGACGCGGTGCCGGCCGCACCGGCGGCCGGATCGATTCCGTCGGTGTCCACCACGCCATCGGCACCCTCACCGACGTCCAGTACCGACAGCATTCCGCTGGCCGTGCCGACGGAAATGCCGGGGATGGCTGCCGAAGCCGACGTGGCCACGCCGATGGCCGCGATGCCCGTCACGCCGGTGCCCCCCGCAGCCGTCGTCGCGGATCCAGAGAACGGCTCGCCCGAGTTTGACGAATCCGAGATCGATGGACTGATGGACGAGGTCGAAGAGAGCCAGCCTCAAGCGGTGGCTGCCGGGGAGCCTGTGGCCGCCACACCGGCGGTCCAGCAGGCGACACCGGGATTCGAGATCGACGCCAGCGGCATCGCGCTCGAGGAGCCCACGTCCGAGACGGAGGCGCCGGAGGAGGTCGAAGAGATTCCGCTTGCGACCCCGCAACTGGAAGTCGAATCCATCGACACGGACGCCATCCCGATGGTCGAGCCCGAGATGCCCGCCGAGTCGGCATCGGTCGATGACCTGAGCCTCGATGACAGCTTCGATGCACTCGAGACGCCGGACGGCGTACCCGTGCCCATGCCGGCCCCTGCAACGGCGGTTGAGTTGACCGAACTGGCAACCGACAACGATCTCTTTCAGGATCCTGATCTCGATATCGCGCGGCTCCAGCCGGGTGACGAGAGAGCCATCGTGGTTCCCGTGGAGATGAAGGGTCCCGATGGCGAGACGCGACGATTCAAGTTGAGTCTCTCCCTACGACTGGATCCTGTTGAGGACCCTCAGGGCTGATCCCGGATTCCCACTGGCATCGCGGCGGGGGATCGGGCAAGCTGGATTAATGATGATTGTCGTGGTCCTCGCACTCCTCCAGACCGCCCTCGGTGTGGAGGCGCGGCAAGCCCCCCTGGATCACTACGAGTGGATGGCGGTGGCCCCGATCGTCGTTGGTGCGACGAGTCTGGGCGAGAACGGAAAGTTCGTCGAGATCGAGATCACCCATCGAATCCGCGGCGACGTGAAGGTCGGCGCGATGCTCAGCATCGACGTCAAGCACACCAATCGAAACCGATCCCGCACCGTGA contains:
- a CDS encoding integration host factor subunit beta, which translates into the protein METGSMIKADIINEVAEGAKITKVKAVEAVEAVFDAMKSAMKRGERIELRGFGVFQVKPRKKGIGRNPRTGREVRIPPGKTIRFKPGKNLRDLG
- the der gene encoding ribosome biogenesis GTPase Der codes for the protein MSLPLVAIVGAPNVGKSTLFNRLVRGREAIVTDQPGVTRDRQYREVEEGDVRFRVVDTGGMTPGSEEGFAAEIGHQARVAIDEADVVLFLVDARCGINAVDQEIASRLRRIQVPLLLVANKTESAKRDANLLEFHELGLGDPISISAEHGEGISALLDHVLDELRQLPQKPEDDPSDDEAEDRPLRLAIVGRPNVGKSSLLNRLVGEQRVVVSEIPGTTRDAIDTLLTVGDRRYLLVDTAGMRRRGRVERGIERHSVGRAQNNIERCDVTILVLDADAGFGSQDAHIAGYVRDAFRPVILAVNKWDLISEREQAVKTWEDTLETRLKFLKGAPSCFISALSGQRVFRLLEMADRLHQTGGKEVTTVKLNRWLQVAAGPHFGGRSGSLGARFYYATQTGIRPPRFRIFCNDPRKIHFSTQRQLENGLRETFGFSGVPLRIDYKRRRETPTE